The following proteins are co-located in the Paralichthys olivaceus isolate ysfri-2021 chromosome 2, ASM2471397v2, whole genome shotgun sequence genome:
- the LOC109641337 gene encoding serine/threonine-protein kinase 35-like encodes MDSVGGDNWPRRRRTARVVCRQQKGARVDKGGVLRCVSVGNTEDHDMEEDTGPFKQNSLERRVMTPRYSLLREVGRGTYGVVYEAVARRSGAKVAVKKLRCDAPENVELALQEFWALASLEKRHENVVQLEECVLQRNGMAQKMSHGNKLSKQYLHLVETSLKGERVLSPPEEPCYLWFVMEFCEGGDLNQFILSRQPDPQTNNSFMLQLTSAVAFLHENNIVHRDLKPDNILISEKSGTPVLKVADFGLSKVCAGLGNTNESNESEDKNKNINVNKFWLSSACGSDFYMAPEVWEGHYTAKADIFAIGIIIWAMLERITFIDAESKRELLGTYVRQGADIVPVGEALLENPKMVLSIPQKRRSCMSDGVKKLLQEMLAVNPQDRPDAFELQARMDQVMCAA; translated from the exons ATGGATAGTGTTGGTGGAGACAACTGGCCAAGACGCAGAAGGACCGCGCGAGTCGTTTGCAGGCAGCAAAAGGGAGCACGGGTGGACAAGGGTGGTGTGCTGCGCTGTGTGAGCGTGGGAAATACGGAAGACCatgacatggaggaggacaCGGGCCCCTTCAAGCAGAATAGCCTGGAGCGGAGGGTCATGACGCCTCGCTACAGTCTTTTGCGAGAGGTAGGGAGGGGTACATACGGCGTCGTGTACGAAGCCGTGGCCCGGAGGTCCGGTGCTAAAGTTGCTGTGAAGAAACTGCGGTGCGACGCGCCGGAAAACGTGGAACTCGCTTTGCAGGAGTTCTGGGCTCTAGCAAGTCTGGAGAAAAGGCATGAGAACGTGGTTCAGCTGGAAGAGTGTGTGCTACAGAGGAACGGTATGGCCCAGAAAATGAGTCACGGGAACAAACTGTCCAAACAGTACCTGCATCTGGTAGAGACTTCACTAAAAG gtGAGAGAGTGCTCAGTCCTCCAGAGGAGCCTTGTTATCTTTGGTTCGTCATGGAGTTCTGCGAAGGTGGTGACCTCAACCAGTTCATCTTGTCTCGGCAGCCTGACCCACAAACTAATAATAGCTTCATGCTTCAGTTGACCAGTGCCGTGGCTTTCCtgcatgaaaataatattgtCCATAGAGATCTTAAACCTGATAACATCCTCATCTCAGAGAAGTCAGGGACTCCGGTCCTCAAGGTGGCAGACTTTGGCTTGAGTAAAGTTTGTGCTGGTTTGGGTAACACCAATGAGAGCAATGAAAGTGAAGATAAGAACAAAAACATCAATGTCAACAAGTTTTGGTTGTCATCAGCATGTGGCTCAGACTTCTATATGGCTCCAGAAGTGTGGGAGGGCCACTACACAGCCAAGGCGGACATATTTGCCATAGGTATCATCATCTGGGCAATGTTGGAGAGAATAACTTTCATTGATGCAGAGTCTAAGCGGGAATTGCTTGGAACATATGTAAGACAAGGAGCAGACATTGTACCAGTGGGTGAGGCATTGCTAGAGAATCCAAAGATGGTACTGAGCATCCCACAGAAACGCAGGTCATGCATGTCTGATGGGGTGAAAAAGCTGCTTCAGGAAATGCTCGCCGTTAATCCTCAGGACCGGCCTGATGCTTTTGAGCTGCAAGCCAGAATGGATCAGGTTATGTGTGCCGCTTGA